CGGGAAATCCGCGTGACGATGCACGATCCGCCAGGCGCCGTCTTCACGGCGGTAGACGTGAGTCACCCGCAAGCTGTATTTCCGGGGAGTGCCTTCGACGGTGGTGGCGCTGTGCTCGTAGCCGACGGTGTAGGCGAGGTCCCCGTTTACACCGGCCGCGATGATCTCAAGATCGAACGAATCCGAGTGCGAGAACCACGAGGCGACGTTGTGGAACATGGGCTCAAGCTCTGCCCGGCCGCTGCCGCTCAGGCTCGCACCGAAGAGCGTTAGCGGATCGTTTTGCGACCAGAGAGCGAGGCGGGGGCCGGCGTCGCCGTCGTGGATTGCGGCGTCCGCGGCCTGCTGTTGGGGAACCATTTCGGCCAGGAAAGCTTCTGTCTCAGTAGACATGACCAACTCCATTACAGTGAGACTGTTTTGAATACTGTTATAATGCATCCAATGGGCGCGAAAATCAAGAGGCAGTACGACTCCACCCGCCGCCAGGAGCAGGCTGCTGAGACACGGCGAAGCATCATCGTGGCGGCGAACGAGCTGTTTGTCTCGCAGGGCTACGGGCAGACCACGGTCAAGCAGGTGGCCGAGCGGGCGGGCGTCGCCGTCGAAACTGTGTACGCGGCGTTCCGCACGAAAGCCTCGCTGCTCAGGCACGTTTGGTATGTCGATTTCCGCGGCGACGAGGCGGACGTGGCCCTATACGACAGGGCGGAGATGCAGGCCATCCTGGCCGAACCGGACCTGCCGGCCAGGATAAGGCGCCACGCCGCATTCGTGACCGCGAGCAATCGGCGGATCGCCCCTCTCCTGGGGGCCCTCACGGGAGCCGCCGCGAGCGAGCCCGACGCCGCCGCCATGCTCACCGAATGGGCCGACCGCCGCTTGGATGTGGCGACGCGTTACGCGCACGCTGCGGCCGCCACCGGGCAGCTTGGCGTCACGGAGGAGGAATGCCGCGATGTGCTGTTCGCGACCATGGACGGCACGCTCTGGACCCGGTTAGTGGGGCAGCGCGGCTGGAGCGATGAAAGGTTCTCGGAATGGCTTGCCGCGATGTGGATCAGCATGCTCGTCCGGCACTAACCCAGATCAGAGGAGGATTATCGCCAGATTTGCGGTAACCTCCGCCTGACGGACTACGAGATGACGTGCTCCCAAGACGTGCCGGCCGGGTCAGAGTTTGTCAGTCTTGTCATCACCCTTATGGCCGGCGCCGCGCAGGTTCTCCTGCACCTTGCCAAACAGATCCTTGATGGTGGATTCGGTATTGGTGAGCATATCCGGCTGGAGGTACACGTGCTGGCTGCCGGGAAGGCTGTAGCTGGACTGCAGGCCTCCCGTACCGTCCACCCCTTCCAGGGCAATGGTCACGCCGCCCTCTTTACGTGCAACGGCGGCAATCTTCCCGAACACCAAGGTGAATTCGTCCGGCTCGAAACTCACCGTCTGTCCGATATGGGTCCTGTTGAGTTCGCTGGCCAGCGTCGCTTTCTCATTGCCTGTCCCCGTGTAGTTCATGGCGTTCTCCCTGGTGTAATTGGCGAATTATGCGAGCAGTCTAACGCCGCCGGTAGACCCGGTATATAGCCCCGGCAGCCTGCGCAAGGCCCCGTCTCACAGGCGGGCATGTCCTCCACTGGGTATGCCGGAGAAGCGGCCGGCCACTACTGCTCCGGCCCTGAAACGGACTAACTTGGGACGAAGGCCCGGTCCTGCGAGACTGGACCGGAACGCAGCCGTAACGGTAAAGGAGCCTCACAATGGCGCAAGAGCAGCGCACCTCAGTCCGCCCCAACCGGATCACCGAACTCTTCGGCATTGAAGTCCCCGTTGTTCTTGGCCCGTTCGGCGGCGTGTCCTCCGTCCCGCTGACGGCCGCGGTCAGCGACGGCGGCGGGCTGGGCTCCTTCGGCCTCTACGGCTATACCGCCGAGGCCATCCACAAGACGGCCGGGCAACTCAGGGAAGCCACGGCCAGACCGTTCGCACTGAACCTCTGGGTGCCGGACGGCAGCGAAAATACCCGGCTCGCTCAGGCGGACTTCGACCGCTACGTGGGCGTCCTCCGGCCCTACTTTGATGAACTGGGCCTCCCCCTCCCGGAGATGCCCGACCGCTATCTCCCGGACTTCGGCGAACAGGTGGCGGCGACGCTGGAGGCGGGTCCCGCCGTCGTCAGTTTCGTTTTTGGCGTTCCCGCTCCTGAAATCATCGAGGAGGCGCACCGGCGCGGGATAGTGGTTGCAGCAACCGCCACCACGGCGGCGGAAGCGGCGGCCCTGGAAGCCGGCGGCGTGGACGCGGTGGTAGCCACCGGCATGGAGGCAGGCGGCCATCGGGTCTCCTTCCTGAAGCCCGCAGAGGAATCCCTGGTGGGTACCTTTGCCCTGGTTCCGCAAGTGAGGGATGCCGTCAAAATCCCGGTCATCGCCGCAGGCGGCATCGCCGACCGCCGCGGGTACAGGGCTGCCTTGGCGCTCGGCGCCGACGCCGTCCAGGTGGGCACCGCGTTCCTCGCCACCAGGGAATCGGCTGCCGTTCCGGCCTACCGCGCCATCCTCAAAAGCCCGGCCGCCGGGGAAACCGTGCTCACCAGGGCCTTCAGCGGACGGCTGGCACGAGGAATCCCCAACCGCATCATCGCCGACCTCAGGGACCCATCGAGGATCGCGCCCTTCCCTGCTCAGAACTGGCTGACCGGCCGCTTCCGCCCGGAGGCCGCCGCCCAGGGAAATACGGAGCTCATGTCCCTGTGGGCCGGCCAGGGCGCGCCCTTGATCCGACATGACTCCGCCGCGGATGTCCTGGCCGAACTTCTGGCAGGCGAATCAGGTTTGTAGCATCAGGAGATCGTGCCCGGATGATCACGATCCGGGCGTCAAATCGCTCCACTTGCCCGTGGCGTCGTTGACTACGGCAACCCCGCCCGCAATGGTTATGCCATGAGGTCTCAGCGTATTTCACACGGGTTTTTTATCACGACGGCGGTTGCTACGGCGGCGCTGATGCTCACCGCATGCGGGCCCTCCCAGCCGCAGAGCCAAACGGCAACGCAACCGGCTACCAGCTCCTCCAGCCCGTCCACGACGTCCGCGTCCCCCGGCGGGCCCTCATCGTCGTCGTCGGTAC
Above is a window of Arthrobacter pascens DNA encoding:
- a CDS encoding YybH family protein — translated: MSTETEAFLAEMVPQQQAADAAIHDGDAGPRLALWSQNDPLTLFGASLSGSGRAELEPMFHNVASWFSHSDSFDLEIIAAGVNGDLAYTVGYEHSATTVEGTPRKYSLRVTHVYRREDGAWRIVHRHADFPPGEAGVPLPGRTGPS
- a CDS encoding NAD(P)H-dependent flavin oxidoreductase; this translates as MAQEQRTSVRPNRITELFGIEVPVVLGPFGGVSSVPLTAAVSDGGGLGSFGLYGYTAEAIHKTAGQLREATARPFALNLWVPDGSENTRLAQADFDRYVGVLRPYFDELGLPLPEMPDRYLPDFGEQVAATLEAGPAVVSFVFGVPAPEIIEEAHRRGIVVAATATTAAEAAALEAGGVDAVVATGMEAGGHRVSFLKPAEESLVGTFALVPQVRDAVKIPVIAAGGIADRRGYRAALALGADAVQVGTAFLATRESAAVPAYRAILKSPAAGETVLTRAFSGRLARGIPNRIIADLRDPSRIAPFPAQNWLTGRFRPEAAAQGNTELMSLWAGQGAPLIRHDSAADVLAELLAGESGL
- a CDS encoding TetR/AcrR family transcriptional regulator, whose product is MGAKIKRQYDSTRRQEQAAETRRSIIVAANELFVSQGYGQTTVKQVAERAGVAVETVYAAFRTKASLLRHVWYVDFRGDEADVALYDRAEMQAILAEPDLPARIRRHAAFVTASNRRIAPLLGALTGAAASEPDAAAMLTEWADRRLDVATRYAHAAAATGQLGVTEEECRDVLFATMDGTLWTRLVGQRGWSDERFSEWLAAMWISMLVRH